From Vigna unguiculata cultivar IT97K-499-35 chromosome 5, ASM411807v1, whole genome shotgun sequence, the proteins below share one genomic window:
- the LOC114183130 gene encoding ethylene-overproduction protein 1-like, with the protein MQHNIFNSIRSMKIMDACKGTQVHALKPSATATAAAADRSSVSAADKLLHTSLDHSKTPTGRTKTVSITASRHDAVSETLLPCGLPASELLEPSIEPSLKPLDFVETLARVHRRAESCEALEKSEVYLEQCAVLRGLPDPKLFRRGLREARRHAAEVHAKVVLASWLRYERREDELVGSNSMDCCGRNLECPKASLVPGYDHESVFDRCTCFRREIVSDCVVRSQECERECSTSSEYVDGSGDRDGEDDDDVFFCIGDSEISCRRYSMAALSRPFETMLCGGFLECRREKINFSMNCVSVEAMMAVEVFSRTKRLSEFPPNVILEMLSFANKFCCEEMKHACDTHLASLVLDMDDAVLLIEYGLEETAYLLVAACLQVFLRELPGSLQRWSVMKLFCSPEGRDRLALVGHVSFVLYYFLSQVAMEEELTSNMTVMLLERLGECAVEGWQKQLAYHQLGVVMLERKEYKDAQRWFEAAVEAGHVYSLVGVARAKYKLGHVSSAYEMINSLTENYKPAGWMYQERSLYCTGKEKMLDLLSATELDPTLSFPYKYKAVCLLEENKIGAAISEIDKIIGFKVSPDCLELRAWFLIAMKDYEGALRDVRAILTLDPNYMVFYGNMHGGHLVELLRPVAQQWSQADCWMQLYDRWSSVDDIGSLAVVHKMLENDPGKSILRFRQSLLLLRLNSQKAAMRSLRLARNHSCSAHERLVYEGWILYDTGYREEALAKAEESISIQRSFEAFFLKAYALADSSLDSESSKYVINLLEEALRCPSDGLRKGQALNNLGSVYVDCGKLDLAADCYKHALNIKHTRAHQGLARVYHLKEQHKAAYDEMTKLIAKARNNASAYEKRSEYCDRDMAKSDLSLATQLDPLRTYPYRYRAAVLMDDHKEDEAIAELSRAIGFKPDLQLLHLRAAFHDSMGDYISTVRDCEAALCLDPSHAETLELCNKARERINEQK; encoded by the exons ATGCAGCACAACATCTTCAACTCCATTCGTAGCATGAAAATCATGGACGCTTGTAAGGGCACGCAGGTCCACGCGCTCAAACCCTCCGCCACCGCCACTGCTGCCGCTGCCGATCGGAGCTCAGTCAGTGCAGCTGATAAACTGCTGCACACTTCGCTCGACCATTCCAAAACCCCGACCGGTCGAACCAAAACGGTTTCGATTACAGCTTCCAGACACGACGCTGTTTCGGAGACTCTTCTCCCGTGCGGGCTTCCGGCTTCAGAGCTTCTGGAACCTTCGATTGAGCCTTCCTTGAAGCCCTTGGACTTTGTGGAAACCCTCGCCCGCGTGCATCGGAGGGCTGAGAGTTGCGAAGCGCTCGAGAAATCCGAGGTGTATTTGGAGCAATGCGCGGTATTGCGTGGCCTGCCGGATCCGAAGCTGTTCCGCCGGGGGCTGCGTGAGGCTCGGAGGCACGCGGCGGAGGTGCACGCGAAGGTTGTACTGGCTTCGTGGCTGAGGTATGAGCGGAGAGAGGATGAGCTTGTGGGATCGAATTCGATGGATTGCTGTGGAAGAAACCTTGAGTGTCCCAAGGCTAGTTTGGTCCCCGGGTATGATCATGAATCGGTGTTTGATCGTTGTACGTGTTTTCGTAGAGAGATAGTTAGTGATTGTGTTGTTCGTAGTCAGGAATGCGAACGAGAGTGTTCCACTTCGAGTGAATATGTTGATGGTAGTGGTGATCGTGAtggtgaagatgatgatgatgtgttTTTCTGCATTGGTGATAGTGAAATTAGTTGTAGAAGGTACTCTATGGCTGCACTTTCAAGGCCGTTTGAGACAATGTTGTGTGGTGGATTTCTTGAGTGTAGAAGGGAGAAGATAAATTTCTCTATGAATTGTGTTTCTGTTGAGGCAATGATGGCTGTTGAGGTTTTTAGTAGAACCAAGAGGCTGAGTGAGTTTCCTCCTAATGTTATTCTGGAGATGCTTTCTTTTGCGAACAAGTTTTGTTGTGAGGAGATGAAGCATGCTTGTGACACGCATTTGGCTTCTCTGGTTTTGGATATGGATGATGCGGTGTTGCTGATTGAGTATGGACTGGAGGAGACTGCATATCTGCTTGTGGCGGCTTGCTTGCAGGTGTTTCTGAGGGAGCTTCCTGGTTCGTTGCAGCGATGGAGTGTTATGAAGTTGTTTTGTAGTCCTGAGGGTAGGGATAGATTGGCCCTTGTGGGGCACGTGTCGTTTGTGCTGTATTATTTTTTGAGTCAAGTTGCGATGGAGGAAGAATTGACGTCTAACATGACAGTGATGCTCTTGGAAAGATTGGGAGAGTGTGCGGTGGAGGGTTGGCAGAAACAACTTGCTTATCACCAATTGGGAGTTGTTATGCTTGAGAGAAAGGAATACAAAGATGCACAACGTTGGTTTGAGGCTGCTGTGGAGGCAGGACATGTTTATTCTTTAGTGGGCGTTGCAAGGGCCAAGTATAAGCTTGGTCACGTGTCTTCGGCATATGAGATGATAAACTCCCTTACAGAAAATTACAAACCAGCTGGTTGGATGTATCAGGAGAGGTCTTTATATTGCACTGGGAAAGAGAAAATGTTGGACTTGCTCTCTGCAACTGAATTGGATCCAACTCTTTCTTTTCCATACAAATACAAGGCTGTTTGTTTGCTGGAGGAGAATAAGATTGGAGCTGCCATTTctgaaattgataaaataattggtTTCAAGGTATCTCCGGACTGCCTTGAGTTGAGAGCTTGGTTTTTGATTGCTATGAAGGATTATGAAGGAGCCCTCAGAGATGTCAGGGCAATTTTGACGCTGGATCCAAATTATATGGTGTTCTATGGGAATATGCATGGTGGTCACTTGGTAGAACTCCTCCGCCCTGTTGCTCAGCAGTGGAGCCAGGCTGATTGCTGGATGCAATTGTATGACAGATGGTCATCTGTCGATGATATTGGTTCTTTGGCTGTTGTACACAAAATGTTGGAAAATGACCCTGGGAAAAGTATCTTACGCTTCCGTCAATCACTCCTTCTATTGAG GTTAAATTCTCAGAAGGCAGCCATGCGCAGTTTGCGTCTAGCAAGAAATCATTCATGTTCAGCTCATGAAAGACTTGTCTATGAAGGATGGATATTGTATGACACTGGTTATCGTGAAGAAGCGTTGGCAAAAGCTGAGGAGTCCATTTCTATTCAAAGGTCATTTGAAGCTTTCTTTCTCAAAGCTTATGCCCTAGCTGACTCGAGTCTTGATTCAGAGTCTTCGAAGTATGTGATCAATCTCTTGGAGGAAGCTCTTAGATGCCCCTCAGACGGTCTTCGCAAAGGACAA GCGCTGAATAATTTAGGTAGCGTATATGTAGATTGTGGCAAGTTGGACCTTGCTGCTGACTGCTACAAGCATGCACTTAACATCAAGCATACACGAGCACATCAAGGGTTAGCACGTGTATATCATCTTAAAGAACAGCACAAAGCTGCATATGATGAGATGACAAAACTGATAGCAAAGGCCAGGAATAATGCATCTGCGTATGAGAAACGTTCAGAATATTGTGATCGTGACATGGCAAAGAGTGATCTTAGTTTGGCAACACAGTTGGATCCCCTAAGGACTTACCCTTACAGATATAGGGCAGCAG